Below is a genomic region from Cellulomonas sp. P24.
GTCGATGCCCTGGTCGTAGACCGCCACGAGACCGGGATGGGTGAGGCGTGCCGCGGACCGCGCCTCGCGACGGAAGCGTGAGATGAAGGCCGCACCGGCGGCGCCCTCGGCGAGGTGCCCGTGCATGACCTTGAGGGCGACGTCGCGGTCGAGCCGTCGGTCGATCGCGAGGTACACCGTGGCCATCCCGCCGCGAGCGATCCGGGAGACGACCTCGTACCGCCCGTCGACGAGCTTGCCGACGAGCGGGTCAGTCACGGTGGTTCCCACGACGGCAGTCTACGGGCGCCCCCTGCAGAACCGGCTCAGCGGAACCGCGACATGAGCGTCTGGACGTTGGCGACGTAGCGGCGGGTGTCCGGGTACATGCCGTTGCGCTGCACCGACGCGGCGCCCTGGTAGTACCCGGCGATCGCGGTCGAGAGGTCGGGGCTGGTGCGCACGAGCGCACGCAGGATCGCGACGCCGGCGACGACGTTGTCCTGGGGGTCCAGGAGGTTCAGCGATCGGCCGACCATCTGGGACGCCCACTCGCCGGACGACGGGATCACCTGCATGGTGCCGATCGCGTTCGCGGCCGAGACCGCGGTGTGGTTGAACCCGGACTCCTGGTACGCGATCGCGAGGGCGAGTGCGGGATCGACGCCCATCGACCGCGCCGTCGTGACGATCGTCGCCTTCATCTGGCTCGTGGTCGGCACGCCGATCTGCAGCAGCATCGCCTTGTTCGCGTTGGCGGCCGCCACGACGGCGTCGCTGTAGGTCCGCCCGGCGAACGTGTTGCTCACCAGGGTGACGGTGGAGGCACCCGCGGTCGGGATGGTCAGGACCTGGTCGATGCGGATGAAGGCGCGTGAGTCGAGCTTGTTCGCCGAGACTATCGCGGCGACGGTGGTCGAGTACCGGGCGGCGATGTGGCTCACGGTGTCGCCGCTCACCACAGTGTGGGTCGTCGTCGTCGCCGCCGTGGTGGAGGGGGAGGCCTGCGCGACGGTCGGCGTGGCCGTGGCACCCGCGGTCGGGATGGTCAGGACCTGGCCGATGCGGATGAAGGCGCGTGAGTCGAGCTTGTTCGCCGAGACGATCGCGGCGACGGTGGTCGAGTACCGGGCGGCGATGTGGCTCACGGTGTCGCCGCTCACCACGGTGTGGGTCGTCGTCGATGCTGCGGGTGGTGCTGACGGGACGATCGGCGCACGCGGGCCGGTCGGGATCGTCAGGAGCTGCCCGACCTGGATGCGTGACGCGTCCGCGAGCGCGCTGGCTTTGGCGATCGCCGCGACGGACACCCCAGTGCGCAGGGCGATCTGGCTCACGGTGTCGCCCGCCTTGACGACGTACGGCTCGTCGGCGTGGGCTGCGGTGGCCGATGCCGCGACCGTTGCGACCGCGACCGCGATCGAGACCCCGGCGCCGGACGCGAGACGCGTGCGCATGCCGCTCCGGGCGGCGTCGGTCGTGACAGCGCTCGTCGGTGGCGTCATGGCTGCTTCCCCTGGATCGGGTCGGGCGGTCGGGCGGTCGGACGGGAGCGTCGACGCGTCCGTCCGGTGAATGATGTGACGGGTGTGACTGGTGGTGCCTGTGTGACTGATGTGACAGTACGTGACTGTAGCGTGGCGCGAGAGGTGCGGCGAGGCGCGTCGACGAACTTCACCGGTGTAGTTCGCGGGACTGCGTAGGCTTGCGCCGTGAGCAGCGACAGCACCGACGCACAACGACCCCTCGACGGCCTCGTGAGCGAGTGGCTGACCGTCCCCGACGTCGCCGAGCGCCTGGGCATCGACGCCGGGAAGGTCCGTCGGCTGCTCCAGGAGCGCAAGCTCGTCGCGGTGCGCCGCGGCGACCCGGTCGTCGTGAGCATCCCCGCCGACTTCCTGGTCCCGGAGCATCTCGCGAACCCGGCGAACGTCCAGAAGCCGACGTCGGCGGGCTCGGCGATCCTCTCGTCGCTCGCCGGGACGCTGACGATCCTGGGTGATGTCGGGTTCAGTGACGCCGAGGCGATCCGGTGGCTGTTCACGGAGGACGACACCCTGCAGGCGACACCCCTGGCGGCGTTGCGGAGCGGACGCAAGACGGAGGTCCGCCGCAGGGCGCAGCTCGAGCTCTGACGCCGGACCCTCGTCAGGCCTGGCGGTCGACCGCCACGCGCGCGAGGCTCCGGAGCATGCGTCGCCCCTGAGGCAGGAGGTCGGCCGCGTCGAGCGCCCGGTGCGCCTCGGCGGTGAGCGTGTCGATGAGCCGCTCGACCTCGTCGACGGCGCCCGTGTCGGCGATGGCACGGGCGATCTCGCGGGCCCTGGCCTCGGTCATCGAACGATCACCGAGGTCGTCGAGGAGCATCGCCAGGGTGCGGTCGTCCCGGACGCGCAGCGCGTGGGCCAGTGCGCGCGCCACGAGCACCGTGCGCTTCCCCTCGCGGAGGTCGTCGCCGGCGGGCTTCCCGGTCCTGGCAGGATCCCCGAAGACCCCGAGGACGTCGTCGCGGAGCTGGAACGCCTCGCCCAGGGGAAGGCCGATCGTGGTGCACGCGCGTACGGCCTCCTCGGTGGCCCCGGCGAGCGTCGCACCGAGGGTGAGGGGATGCTCGACCGAGTACCGGGCGGACTTCGCGCGGATCACGGCGCGAGCGCGCTCCTCGTCGGCGATCGGGTCGGTGCCCCAGGGCTGGGCCTGGGCGAGCACGTCCAGGTACTGCCCGACGGTCACCTCGGTCCGCATGTGGTTGAACACGCGAAGCGCACCCGCAGCCGTCTCGGCGTCGAACGCGGTCATGGCCTCGGCGAACACCTGCTCGCTGCCGATCAGGGTCAGGTCGCCGAGCAGGATGGCTGCCGCGTCCCCGAACAGCGCGCCGTCCCCGCTCCAACCGTTGCGCAGGTGCATCGCTGCGAAGACGAGCTGGGCCGCCGGGAGGCCACGTCGGGTGTCCGAGCGGTCCATGACGTCGTCGTGGAAGAGCGCGGCGGCCTGGAAGAGCTCGAGTGCGGCACCGACGCGGAGCACCGCGTCGGCCGCCGGAGAGTCTGCCGACCCGCCGTGGGCGCGCCAGGACCAGTAGCAGAACGCGGCTCGCAGGCGCTTGCCCCCGGAGAGCATCTGGGCGATCGCGTCGACGAGCTCGTCCGCATCGGGGGAGATCGAGTGGAACGAGTGCCGGAGCGCACGGACATGAGCCTCGAGGTGGGCGTCGACACCGGCCCGGACTCCCTCGATCTCCACCAGGTCCGCAGGAGAGAGGTTCACGGACGACAGACTACGGTCGTCGCTGCTCACGAGGCGGCGTGCACACGGCCGCCGAGCGTCAGCGTCCTGATCCCGTCCCGGTCGAGGACACCGAGGACCAGGACCTCGTCGCCGTTCGACCGCGTGAAGGTGGCCTGCGCCGCGAGCGCCGCGTTCGTCTGGTCGGCCGGCGCCTCCGCGAACCCCGCTGCCGTGAGCGAGGTCCGGTACATCGTGAGGAGCTGCTCGGGGGTCAGCGACGTGCGGAGGTTGAGGCTGACCTGGATGTCCGTGGAGCCGGGGATCGGATCGGCGGCCGAGACGAGGATGTCCGCGTCGCTGGGGACGGGGATCAGGTCGACCGGGAAGCCGGGCGCGAGGGAGCCGACCGAGGAAGCGGACGAGGTGCTCTCCGGGAGGAGCGTCTCGGTCGGGTTCGGGGACGGCGCGACCACGACCGGAGCGGATGGCGTCGCCGCGCCCGACGGCGCGGTCGACGACGGGGGCGACGCCGTCGGTGCGGAGGTCGTGCACCCGGCCAGCGCCGCTGCTGCGACGAGGACGACCGCGACGGCACGCGCCCGACGGGTCACGCTGCCACGCAGTCCCGCGACATGACGTGCTCTCCACTCCTGCTCGGTCACGGCACCACGGTAACGGCCGTCCCGGGGTGATCCGTCCCCACGACCGCCCGTGCGTCGGCTCTTCACAGCTGTTCTGCTCCCGGGCACGGAGTCTTCACGATCCAGGCTGAGATCGATCCATGGCCACCACCACGATCCGCGTCCGAGAACCCCGCGAGCTGATCGCCCTGGTCCCGCACCAGCTCGGGTTCCAGCCGGACGAGAGCGCTGTGGTCGTGAGCCTCCGAGAGCCGCGAGGTCGGGTCGGGCTCGTGGCGCGGGTCGACCTCGACGACCTCTCCGACGCGTCCTGCGGTCCGCAGCTCGCCCGCACGTTGGTGACTCACCTGGTGCACGACGGCGCCGCGCATGCGGTCCTCGTGATCTACACCGCGGACGACGGAGGTCCCGGCCCCGACGCGACCGCGGCCGCAGGAGGAGGGCAGGATCGTCGCCCACCCGCGCTCCCGTGCCGGTCGCCGCGAACACGTGCGGCCGCGAGGCACCTGGCCGTGGCCGCCGAGCCGTACCTCGGCGACGTGGCGACCTGGGTCGTCGGTCCGGACGGCTACGGGGGCCTCGACTGCGCCTCGCCCGAGTGCTGCCCACCGGGTGGTCGTCCGCTGGCGGAGCTCGAGTCGACGGCCACCGGCGCCCACATGGTGCTCGCGGGCTCTGCGGTCGCAGCCCGACGCGCCGACCTGGCGCAGATCCGGGCGGCCGACGCCGACGCCCGGCGCCGCGCCGCTGCGGCACGCGTGCTGGCCGAACGGCGGCGCAGGGCGACGGACGCCGGCGACGCCGAGGCGGTGCGGCGCTGGCGCGAGGAGGCCATGGTGCTCTGGCGGACCGAGGTCGACGCCGGTCGGGACGGTCGCACGGGTGAGCACCCGCCGCGACTCGGGCGGATCGAGGCGGCGCTCGGTGATCTCCGCGTCCGGGACGCGATCCTCGTCTCTCTCGTCCCCGGCACCGGAGACCTGGCAGAACGCACCCTCCGCAGCACCGACGGCCGGCTCGACCGGGAGATCTCGTGCGCGATCGCGCGCATCGTCGACCCGTCCGGCGGGCTCGAGCCGCCCGAGGAGTGCGCGACCGTGTACCGGGCGACCCTCGAAGCCGTCGTGGCACATGGTCGCCGGCGAACCGAGGCGCCTGCCGTGACCTTGCTGGCAGTCCTCGCCTGGTGGCGCGCCGACGGGGCACGGGCGGCCGTGCTCGTCGAGCGGGCCCTCGCAGCGGATCCGGGATACCGGCTCGCGTTGCTGGTGCAGGAGGCGATCGACGCCGGGCTGTCACCCGGATGGGTCAGGCGCGGGTGGTGAGAGCGATGCCACGCGTCGAGCGTGGAGAGTGGTGGATCGTCGAACCGTTCGACCTCCGGTAGCGTCACATCTCCCGGCGTGTGTGCCGGGTCGATGGACAGACCGGGGAGGATCCATGGGCATCGTTGTCGGCTACCTGGCGACCGACGAGGGTCGCGCAGCGCTCGAGGCCGGAGCGGTGGAGGCGCTGCAGCGCGGGGTGCGCCTCGTCGTCATCGCCAGCGCACGTGCGTCGGCCGACGACGCGAAGCGGACCGAGCTCGAGGAAGAGCTCGCCCGTGTCGGGGCGGAGCTCGACGCCCGGGGTGTCGAGCACGAGCTGCGGCTCGTCGCGGCCGGGAAGGACGTCGCCGAGGACCTCATCGCAGCTGCGGTCGAGACCGATGCCGTCCTCATCGTGATCGGCCTCCGGCGGCGGAGCCCCGTCGGCAAGCTGATCCTCGGGTCGAACGCCCAGCGGATCCTCCTCGACTCCCCGTGCCCGGTGCTCGCGGTCAAACCCGTCCGCGCCTGAGCCGTCGCGACGCACCGCGAGCTGATGGTCGGCTGCGGCACAGAATCGGCCGCGCCTTTCGGGGAATCTCGCCGAACTGCGGTGCGTTGTGAAGCCAGAGGCGTCAGGTGTGACGCGCCCGAGCCGCGGGTTACCGGGTCCAATGCCCCTGCGTGACGCCTGCGGGCCGGTACAATATCGGTCTACCCGAATGAAAGATGTCGGGCCGTGTTCTGCCGAAAGGTTGTTTGTGACCTCCCTCCCCTCCAGCCCCACTCTCCCGCGCGAGTTCGAGCACCCTGCACTCCAGGAGCTCGTACGACGCGGTAGCGCCCACGGCCGCGTCGACGCAGCCTCGTTCCGCACCGCATGCGAGACCGCCCAGGTCCAGGACGCCAAGAGACTCAAGGCGGTGTTCCGAGGCCTCGCGACTGCCGGGATCACGGTCGACGAGCCGGTCGCCGTCGTCGCCAAGGTGGCTGCCGCCACCGCGCGGCGTGCGACGAGCGCGACGGCTGTCGCCGACCCGGCGCCGGCGAAGAAGAAGCCCGCGGCCCGCAAGGCGGCGACGGGCGCGACGTCGACGACCACCCGCGCGAAGGCGAAGACGACCGCCGCGGACGGCGACCAGGGGGACGACGTCGACGACTCGGTCGACGTCGACGACGTCGACCCCGCTGACGACGAGGTCGCCACCGTCGAGGTGATCGTCGACGAGGTGATCGTCGACGACGTCGCCGTCGACGACGTGGCTGTCGACACCAAGGACGCCAAGCCGGCCGCCGACGAGGCGGAGGACTCCGGGGGATTCACCTACTCGGACGCCGACGACGACGACGCGCCCGCGCAGCAGGTCGTCACAGCCGGAGCGACCGCCGACCCGGTCAAGGACTACCTCAAGCAGATCGGCAAGGTCGCCCTGCTCAACGCCGAGCAGGAGGTCGAGCTCGCCAAGCGGATCGAGGCCGGCCTGTTCGCCGAGGAGCGACTCAACTCCGGGCTCAAGCTCGACCCGAAGAGCCGACGTGAGCTCGAGTGGATCGCCGGTGACGGACGCCGTGCCAAGAACCACCTGCTGGAGGCCAACCTCCGCCTGGTCGTCTCGCTGGCGAAGCGCTACACGGGTCGCGGGATGCTGTTCCTCGACCTGATCCAGGAAGGCAACCTCGGCCTGATCCGTGCCGTCGAGAAGTTCGACTACACCAAGGGCTACAAGTTCTCGACCTACGCGACGTGGTGGATCCGCCAGGCCATCACCCGCGCGATGGCCGACCAGGCGCGCACCATCCGTATCCCGGTGCACATGGTCGAGGTCATCAACAAGCTCGCACGCGTGCAGCGGCAGATGCTCCAGGACCTCGGCCGTGAGCCGACCCCGGAGGAGCTCGCCAAGGAGCTGGACATGACCCCGGAGAAGGTGGTCGAGGTCCAGAAGTACGGCCGCGAGCCCATCTCTCTGCACACGCCGCTCGGTGAGGACGGCGACAGCGAGTTCGGTGACCTGATCGAGGACTCCGAGGCCGTTGTCCCGGCGGACGCGGTGAGCTTCACGCTCCTGCAGGAGCAGCTCCACCAGGTGCTCGACACGCTCTCCGAGCGCGAAGCCGGGGTCGTCTCGATGCGGTTCGGTCTCACCGACGGACAGCCCAAGACCCTGGACGAGATCGGCAAGGTCTACGGCGTCACGCGTGAGCGGATCCGTCAGATCGAGTCCAAGACGATGTCCAAGCTGCGTCACCCCAGCCGGTCACAGGTGCTGCGCGACTACCTGGACTGACACTAGAGCCGCTGTCGCGGTGCTACCGCAGGTCAGAAGCCCTTACGGGTGCCTGACACGCCGACAGTAGCACCGCACAGCGCTTCTAGTCCAGATATCCGCTACGATGAGTTTGTGGCGAAGCGACCCGCACCCCTGAACCTGGCATCCCTGCTGCCCTCGTGGGAGCTGTCGCTGCGCGCCGAGCGCAAGGCACCGTCGACCGTGAAGTCCTACGGCGACGCCGTGCGCGCGTTCCTGACCTGGTGCGTCGAGAACGGCCACACGCCCACCCTGGACAAGGCGCTCGTCAACGGCTTCACCGCCGCACTGCTCGAGGCCGGCCGCGAGGCTGCCACCGTCCGGTCCCGTCAGCTCGGCCTGCGCCGGTTCGCCGCGTGGCTCGTCGAGGAGGGCGAGACCACCACCGACCCGCTGCTCGGCCTGCGCGCACCCAAGCTCGACTCCAAGGTCATCGAGCCACTGACCGAGCCACAGCTCAAGGCGCTGCTCAAGGCCTGCACCGGACCAGACCTGCGCGAGCGACGCGACGAGGCGATCGTGCGCTTCATGCTCGAGACCGGCACCCGCGCGGGGGAGTGCGTCGCATTGACCGTGCCCGACGTCGACCTGTCGGCCGGGACCGCCGTCGTGCGGCGAGGCAAGGGCGGCAAGGGCCGGATCGTGCCGTTCGGACCGCAGACCGCCCGGGCGATCGACCGCTACAAGCGCACCCGCGCGCACCACCGCCTCGCTGCGACCCCCGCGCTGTGGCTGGGGGACCGCGGCAAGGAGTTCAGCTACGACGCGCTGCACAAGGCGCTCGGCGCCCGCGCGACCGCCGCAGGCATCACGGGCTTTCACCCCCACCTGCTGCGCCACACCGCCGCGCACCGATGGCTCGCCGCGGGCGGTTCCGAGGGCGGGCTCATGGCCGTCGCCGGGTGGTCCCAGCCCGACATGCTCATGCGCTACACCCGAGCCCGTGCATCCGAACGCGCCGCCACCGAGGCGCGTGACCTGAACCTCGGCGACATCTAGCGCTGTACGTTGCCGAAACTACAGCGGTGTGGTTCGATTGCGGACAAGAGAAGAAGCATGGGTAGCTAGCCCGAGGGGCTGAGCAGCACCGCGTACGCAGTGCTGATCCGACATGGAGTTCTCAGTGAGTACGGCGAGCGGCGAGACCGACATGGACGCCGAGCGACACGCACCGACAGAAGCGGTGATGTGCGCTCGGCTTCGACGTTTCCAGTCGGGAGACCGCCGTGACGTCCAATCGCTCACTCGCAGCATCAATCGCGGCCAACGAGTCCTGGTCGAACACCGCTGACCGATCCGCCCGCACCGCACCGGCTCGCGCCGCACTCATGGCCCGTTTCGAGCGCGAGGTCGACCCGGACGGCACGCTGCCGCCCACGGAGCGCGCCCGCCGCGCCGAGCACAAGCGCAAGGCGTACTTCGGCAGGCTCGCGCTCAAGAGCGCCAAGGCGCGCCGAGCCCGATCTGTAGTCGCCGAGGGTGAGGCCGCTGAGGCCGAGCTTGAGGTCCTGGGCGGTGGCGCTGCGTGAACGCCCCCAGGGAACGAGAAAGCCGCCCTGGCGGGGGCGGCTCCTCACTTCATGCGGCGAACCCCATCGTACTCCGTGAGGCTGTCGAGGCGCTTGCGGACGACCTCGGGTGGTACGAGGCCGGCGTGATGCACGGCATCGCGATGGGACGCCAGCAGGTTGTGGACGAGTGGCACGCCGTCCGTGCTGACGGCGGTCGGGTGGCACGGATGATCGCCCAGACCGAGCCGTACGACCAGCTTGCCGACCGACGCGGTCAGCACGACCGG
It encodes:
- a CDS encoding DUF4192 domain-containing protein; this translates as MATTTIRVREPRELIALVPHQLGFQPDESAVVVSLREPRGRVGLVARVDLDDLSDASCGPQLARTLVTHLVHDGAAHAVLVIYTADDGGPGPDATAAAGGGQDRRPPALPCRSPRTRAAARHLAVAAEPYLGDVATWVVGPDGYGGLDCASPECCPPGGRPLAELESTATGAHMVLAGSAVAARRADLAQIRAADADARRRAAAARVLAERRRRATDAGDAEAVRRWREEAMVLWRTEVDAGRDGRTGEHPPRLGRIEAALGDLRVRDAILVSLVPGTGDLAERTLRSTDGRLDREISCAIARIVDPSGGLEPPEECATVYRATLEAVVAHGRRRTEAPAVTLLAVLAWWRADGARAAVLVERALAADPGYRLALLVQEAIDAGLSPGWVRRGW
- a CDS encoding LysM peptidoglycan-binding domain-containing protein, translating into MTPPTSAVTTDAARSGMRTRLASGAGVSIAVAVATVAASATAAHADEPYVVKAGDTVSQIALRTGVSVAAIAKASALADASRIQVGQLLTIPTGPRAPIVPSAPPAASTTTHTVVSGDTVSHIAARYSTTVAAIVSANKLDSRAFIRIGQVLTIPTAGATATPTVAQASPSTTAATTTTHTVVSGDTVSHIAARYSTTVAAIVSANKLDSRAFIRIDQVLTIPTAGASTVTLVSNTFAGRTYSDAVVAAANANKAMLLQIGVPTTSQMKATIVTTARSMGVDPALALAIAYQESGFNHTAVSAANAIGTMQVIPSSGEWASQMVGRSLNLLDPQDNVVAGVAILRALVRTSPDLSTAIAGYYQGAASVQRNGMYPDTRRYVANVQTLMSRFR
- a CDS encoding polyprenyl synthetase family protein, producing MNLSPADLVEIEGVRAGVDAHLEAHVRALRHSFHSISPDADELVDAIAQMLSGGKRLRAAFCYWSWRAHGGSADSPAADAVLRVGAALELFQAAALFHDDVMDRSDTRRGLPAAQLVFAAMHLRNGWSGDGALFGDAAAILLGDLTLIGSEQVFAEAMTAFDAETAAGALRVFNHMRTEVTVGQYLDVLAQAQPWGTDPIADEERARAVIRAKSARYSVEHPLTLGATLAGATEEAVRACTTIGLPLGEAFQLRDDVLGVFGDPARTGKPAGDDLREGKRTVLVARALAHALRVRDDRTLAMLLDDLGDRSMTEARAREIARAIADTGAVDEVERLIDTLTAEAHRALDAADLLPQGRRMLRSLARVAVDRQA
- a CDS encoding tyrosine-type recombinase/integrase translates to MAKRPAPLNLASLLPSWELSLRAERKAPSTVKSYGDAVRAFLTWCVENGHTPTLDKALVNGFTAALLEAGREAATVRSRQLGLRRFAAWLVEEGETTTDPLLGLRAPKLDSKVIEPLTEPQLKALLKACTGPDLRERRDEAIVRFMLETGTRAGECVALTVPDVDLSAGTAVVRRGKGGKGRIVPFGPQTARAIDRYKRTRAHHRLAATPALWLGDRGKEFSYDALHKALGARATAAGITGFHPHLLRHTAAHRWLAAGGSEGGLMAVAGWSQPDMLMRYTRARASERAATEARDLNLGDI
- a CDS encoding RNA polymerase sigma factor, producing the protein MTSLPSSPTLPREFEHPALQELVRRGSAHGRVDAASFRTACETAQVQDAKRLKAVFRGLATAGITVDEPVAVVAKVAAATARRATSATAVADPAPAKKKPAARKAATGATSTTTRAKAKTTAADGDQGDDVDDSVDVDDVDPADDEVATVEVIVDEVIVDDVAVDDVAVDTKDAKPAADEAEDSGGFTYSDADDDDAPAQQVVTAGATADPVKDYLKQIGKVALLNAEQEVELAKRIEAGLFAEERLNSGLKLDPKSRRELEWIAGDGRRAKNHLLEANLRLVVSLAKRYTGRGMLFLDLIQEGNLGLIRAVEKFDYTKGYKFSTYATWWIRQAITRAMADQARTIRIPVHMVEVINKLARVQRQMLQDLGREPTPEELAKELDMTPEKVVEVQKYGREPISLHTPLGEDGDSEFGDLIEDSEAVVPADAVSFTLLQEQLHQVLDTLSEREAGVVSMRFGLTDGQPKTLDEIGKVYGVTRERIRQIESKTMSKLRHPSRSQVLRDYLD
- a CDS encoding Rv2175c family DNA-binding protein — translated: MSSDSTDAQRPLDGLVSEWLTVPDVAERLGIDAGKVRRLLQERKLVAVRRGDPVVVSIPADFLVPEHLANPANVQKPTSAGSAILSSLAGTLTILGDVGFSDAEAIRWLFTEDDTLQATPLAALRSGRKTEVRRRAQLEL
- a CDS encoding universal stress protein, whose amino-acid sequence is MGIVVGYLATDEGRAALEAGAVEALQRGVRLVVIASARASADDAKRTELEEELARVGAELDARGVEHELRLVAAGKDVAEDLIAAAVETDAVLIVIGLRRRSPVGKLILGSNAQRILLDSPCPVLAVKPVRA